Proteins found in one Panicum hallii strain FIL2 chromosome 4, PHallii_v3.1, whole genome shotgun sequence genomic segment:
- the LOC112889617 gene encoding codeine O-demethylase-like, with protein sequence MNPKNTNTMADEPWRMPSTVQELAANVQEPPSRYLLPEEERLSDQLAGAEMPEAVPTIDLRRLLASDDGAGEEAAKLRSALQSWGFFLATDHGIEASLMDALIAASREFFRKPLEEKQAYSNLIEGKQWQLEGYGNDPVKSQDQILDWSDRLHLRVEPEDERNLDRWPGHPESFRGLLHEYTLSCKRVKDGILRAMARLLELDDDDRILDQFGDKGSTYARFNYYPACPRPDLVLGIRPHSDICVLTLLLMDEHVAGLQVLRDGTWYGVPAARNRALLINVGVSLEIMSNGIFRGPVHRVVTNSEKERMSLAMFYSADLEKEIEPIAELLGEKQQPARYRRIKCRDFVAAHYEYFSKRERVIESLKIQGEGDAFLGQICYDSTRAK encoded by the exons ATGAACCCCAAGAACACAAACACAATGGCTGATGAACCATGGAGGATGCCAAGCACAGTGCAAGAGCTGGCGGCCAACGTGCAGGAGCCACCGAGCCGGTACTTGCTCCCGGAGGAGGAACGCCTCAGTGACCAGCTGGCCGGGGCGGAGATGCCGGAGGCCGTCCCGACCATCGATCTCCGCCGGCTGCTGGCGTCGGacgacggcgccggcgaggaAGCCGCCAAGCTGCGCTCGGCGCTGCAGAGCTGGGGCTTCTTCCTC GCTACTGACCATGGGATCGAGGCCTCTCTGATGGACGCTCTGATCGCCGCGTCGCGTGAGTTTTTCCGCAAGCCGCTCGAGGAGAAGCAAGCGTACAGCAACCTGATCGAAGGGAAGCAGTGGCAGCTAGAAGGCTACGGGAACGACCCGGTGAAATCCCAGGATCAGATCCTCGACTGGTCCGACCGATTGCACCTTCGTGTTGAGCCTGAAGACGAGAGGAACCTCGACCGCTGGCCCGGCCATCCTGAATCTTTCAG GGGCCTGCTGCACGAGTACACGCTGAGCTGCAAGCGAGTGAAGGACGGGATCCTCCGGGCGATGGCCAGGCTCCTggagctcgacgacgacgaccgcaTCCTGGACCAGTTCGGCGACAAGGGCTCCACGTACGCCCGGTTCAACTACTACCCCGCCTGCCCGCGGCCCGACCTCGTGCTCGGCATCCGGCCGCACTCCGACATCTGCGTCCTCACGCTGCTCCTTATGGACGAGCACGTCGCCGGCCTGCAGGTCCTCCGGGACGGCACCTGGTACGGCGTCCCAGCTGCTCGTAACCGCGCCTTGCTCATCAACGTCGGCGTCTCCTTGGAG ATAATGTCGAACGGGATCTTCAGGGGGCCGGTGCACAGGGTGGTGACGAACTCGGAGAAGGAGAGGATGTCGCTGGCCATGTTCTACTCCGCGGACCTCGAGAAGGAGATCGAGCCGATAGCAGAGCTGTTGGGTGAGAAGCAGCAGCCGGCAAGGTACAGGAGGATCAAGTGCAGGGATTTCGTGGCGGCTCACTATGAGTACTTCTCCAAGAGGGAAAGAGTTATCGAGTCGCTAAAGATCCAGGGTGAAGGTGATGCATTTTTGGGTCAAATATGCTACGACAGTACCCgtgcaaaataa
- the LOC112889926 gene encoding protein SRG1-like, translating to MADESWRIPMLVQELAAKVQQPPSRYVQPEEYHPVSLVVDAEKPEPIPVIDLSRLLAADGADHEGSKLRLALQSWGLFLVDNHEIETSLMDDLISASREFFHLPLEEKQRCSNLIDGKHFQVEGYGNDPVASKDQTLDWLDRLHLRVEPEDERNLVHWPEHPNSFRALLHEYTLNCKRIKDRILRAMAKALGLNEDYIVSQFSNKAPSFARFNYYPPCPRPDLVFGVKPHSDSGVLTILLMDKDVGGLQVLRNGIWHNVPASPHRLLINVGDFAEIMSNGIFKSPVHRAVTNAGKERISLAMFHGLDPEKEIEPATALLHEKQPARYRKIKAKEYLAGFYEHFCRGTRFIDSVKI from the exons ATGGCGGATGAATCATGGAGGATTCCTATGTTAGTGCAAGAACTGGCTGCCAAGGTGCAGCAGCCACCAAGCAGGTACGTGCAGCCAGAGGAGTACCATCCCGTCAGCCTAGTGGTTGATGCTGAGAAGCCGGAGCCTATCCCTGTAATCGACCTCAGCCGGCTGTTGGCTGCTGATGGTGCTGATCATGAGGGAAGCAAGCTCCGGTTGGCCTTGCAGAGCTGGGGGCTCTTCCTG GTTGATAACCATGAAATAGAAACTTCTTTGATGGATGATTTGATCAGCGCATCAAGAGAGTTTTTCCATTTGCCACTCGAAGAGAAACAGAGGTGCAGTAACTTGATAGACGGCAAGCATTTCCAGGTGGAAGGATATGGAAATGACCCAGTGGCATCCAAGGATCAAACCCTGGACTGGTTGGACCGACTTCATCTCAGGGTAGAgccagaagatgagaggaatcTTGTCCATTGGCCTGAACATCCCAATTCTTTCAG GGCTCTTTTACATGAGTACACATTGAACTGCAAGAGAATCAAAGATCGTATCCTTCGGGCAATGGCCAAGGCTCTAGGACTAAACGAAGATTACATTGTTTCCCAGTTTAGCAACAAGGCTCCCAGTTTTGCCAGATTCAACTACTACCCGCCCTGTCCAAGACCAGATCTTGTCTTTGGCGTCAAGCCCCACTCTGACAGCGGTGTTCTTACCATTCTTCTCATGGACAAAGATGTTGGTGGGCTGCAAGTTCTTAGAAACGGCATATGGCACAATGTTCCAGCTAGTCCTCACAGGTTGTTGATTAACGTAGGAGACTTCGCAGAG ATAATGAGTAATGGGATCTTCAAGAGCCCAGTCCACCGGGCTGTCACAAATGCGGGGAAAGAGAGGATCTCATTGGCTATGTTCCATGGGCTGGATCCTGAGAAAGAGATTGAGCCAGCGACAGCTCTGTTACATGAGAAGCAACCGGCACGGTACAGGAAAATTAAAGCCAAGGAGTACCTGGCCGGGTTCTATGAACACTTCTGTAGAGGAACAAGATTTATCGATTCCGTGAAGATCTAA
- the LOC112890728 gene encoding probable 2-oxoglutarate-dependent dioxygenase ANS — protein sequence MVHQAQGQMVQEVAAGSLPAPPSRYVLREEDRPTGGVAAPELAFPTVDLQRLAEPSDVEEAGKLRSALESWGLFAVTGHGMPESLLEGVRHAGMEFFHLPPEEKLRHANRTEDGEFQPEGYGIDRVDTDEQVLDWCDRLYLTVQPEEERRAQFWPARPPSLARLLHEYALGSERVARRVLGAMARALGLGEGYFLGRVGDKVASYARFTFYPPCPRPDLVHGLKPHTDNSVVTVLLLDPDVGGLQVLKDGRWVDVPVLGRGELLVVVGDEMEIMSNAAFRAPTHRVVARAGRERMTLALFYQPEPHRDLVPAEELVGEGRPARYKKLGAKTFADGFWDAFALGERTIDFLKVKVEQEPQELKAA from the exons ATGGTGCATCAGGCTCAGGGGCAGATGGTGCAGGAGGTGGCCGCCGGCagcctccccgcgccgccgagCCGGTACGTGCTGAGGGAGGAGGACCGCCCAAccggcggcgtcgcggcgccCGAGCTGGCCTTCCCCACCGTGGACCTGCAACGCCTGGCCGAGCCCAGCGACGTCGAGGAGGCCGGCAAGCTCCGGTCGGCGCTCGAGTCCTGGGGCCTCTTCGCG GTGACCGGCCACGGCATGCCGGAGTCGCTCCTCGAGGGCGTCCGCCACGCGGGGATGGAGTTCTTCCACCTGCCGCCGGAGGAGAAGCTGAGGCACGCCAACCGGACGGAGGACGGCGAGTTCCAGCCGGAGGGGTACGGCATCGACCGCGTGGACACCGACGAGCAGGTCCTGGACTGGTGCGACCGGCTGTACCTCACGGTGCAgccggaggaggagcggcgggcgcaGTTCTGGCCAGCCCGCCCGCCGTCGCTCGCGAGGCTCCTGCACGAGTACGCCCTGGGCAGCGAGCGGGTGGCCAGGCGCGTGCTCGGGGCCATGGCGCGGGCGCTGGGCCTCGGCGAGGGGTACTTCCTCGGCCGCGTCGGCGACAAGGTCGCCTCGTACGCGCGGTTCACCTTCTAcccgccgtgcccgcgcccggACCTCGTGCACGGGCTGAAGCCCCACACGGACAACTCCGTCGTCACCGTGCTCCTCCTCGACCCCGACGTCGGCGGGCTCCAGGTGCTCAAGGACGGGCGGTGGGTGGACGTCCCCGTGCTCGGCCGCGGCGAGCTGCTCGTCGTCGTGGGGGACGAGATGGAGATCATGAGCAACGCGGCGTTCCGGGCGCCGACGCACCGCGTGGTGGCGAGGGCCGGCAGGGAGAGGATGACGCTGGCGCTGTTCTACCAGCCGGAGCCGCACAGGGACCTGGTGCCCGCCGAGGAGCTGGTCGGCGAGGGCCGGCCGGCGCGGTACAAGAAGCTCGGGGCCAAGACCTTCGCCGACGGGTTCTGGGACGCGTTCGCGCTCGGCGAGCGCACCATTGACTTCCTCAAGGTCAAGGTCGAGCAGGAGCCGCAGGAACTGAAGGCGGCCTAA